From Humidesulfovibrio mexicanus:
CCTTCACGTCATCTTCCTTCCAGAAAATGTACGGATTGTGGCGGGGCTCCCTCACGTGGCGGGGATCGGCGGTCAAGCCGGTCACTTCCAGGAGCTTGGCGAAGCCGAGGCGCTTCAGGGTCTCGCCGATACGCTCGCGGTTCTTGCCTTCTTCCATCCACCAATCCCAGGTGGCTTCGATGAACTCCTTGATCTCGTCGTAGGGTTCCTCGACCTTGATGAAGGGGATGGTGAGCGAGCCCATCTGCGGGCCGTCGAGGATCGGGGCCTTGGCGCCGACCAGGATGGAGCAGCCGCGATCGTTGCCGATCTTGAGCGCGCGGGGCATGACGCAGATGCAGTGCATGCAGCGCACGCATTCCTTGTTGTTGATCTCCAGCTTGCCGTTTTCGTAACGGATGCACTGGCTCGGGCAGCGCTCGACGACTTCCTTCTGGATGTCGAACTTGCCCCAGTCGCGGCCGGCGTAGGCGCCGGCGTTGGGGGCCAGCTCGCCGCCGACGTAGGCGGCCACGGCCTTCTGGTCAACGCGGATCTCGTCGCGCCAGGTGCCGATGAAGCTCATGTCGGAGCGGGCGATGGAGGCCACGCAGCCCAGCGAGCAGCCGTCGAACTTGAACTTGAACTTGTAGGGGAAGGCGGGGCGGTGCAGCTCGTCCTGATACTGCTGGGTCAGCTGGTAGCACAGCTCCTGGGTGTCGTAGCAGGCGTACTCGCAGCGGGACTCGCCCAGGCAGCAGGCCGGGGTGCGCAGGTTGGAGCCCGAGCCGCCCAGGTCGTTGTTCATGTTGTGGGTCAGTTCGAAGAAGATTTCCTCGAGCTGCGGGGTGCTGGTGCCGATGAGCACGATGTCGCCGGTGGCGCCGTGCATGTTGGTCAGGCCGGAACCGCGCAGCTCCCAAAGGTCGCACAGCTGACGGAGGAACTCGGTCTTGTAGAACATGCCGGAGGGCTGGGCCACGCGAACGGTGTGGAAGTGGGCCACGCCGGGATACTTCTCGGGCTGGTCGCAGTAACGGCCGATGACGCCGCCGCCGTAGCCGAACACGCCCACGATGCCGCCGTGCTTCCAGTGGGTTTCGCCGTCCACATAGGAAAGCTCGAGCAGACCAAGCAGGTCGTCCGGGCACTCGGCGGGAATCTGGTACTCGACGCCCTTGGGATTCGCATACCGATGCTCGATCTCCTGCTTAATGTCGGACACAAAGCTGGGCCACGGGCCGCTTTCCAGCTGGTCCAACAAGGGGGTTTTGTGTTTCGCCATTCCCTTAACCTCCGTTGTTTGAAGTAAGATGTTGCCACACTCCTGAAACTACCCGGCATGCGCCCGCTGGCGCGCGGGGCCGTCGCCGGATGTCTTTCCTCCATCAGGCGAGGCGCTTGTGAATCGGCTCACACGGGCAGGGCCAGTGCCACCAATTCCAGCGCATGATTCCTCATCTGTTACGGAAAATCCACCGTCTCTGTCAACATAAATCCGGATTTGAATGGCTTCTCATGCGTCTTTGCGCACAAGCCGCCCCAAGAGAGCCCCGGTTGATTTCCGCTGCGGGCCGGGGTAAGCAGGCTTGCCCGGAGGTCCGGGCAAAAGGCGTATGCCAGCCTGCCCGTAACCACTAGCGCAAACCAGGCTTGCCAGGCAATCACTATCTTGACTCGCACCACCGACTCCTCCACCGGCTGCAGGCGCTGCGGCGCGTGCTGCGCCGAGGGCGGCCCCGGCCTCCACGGCGAAGACGCCGCGCTCTTCCTCGGACAGGACGCGCTGCCGCTCTCCATGCTGGTGGCCTACCGCCGCGGCGAGCCCATGCGGGACCAGATCAAGGGAATCATCGCCCCCCTGACGCGCGAGATGCTCAAGATCAAGAGCGCTTCGGGCTCGCGGGCCTGCCTGTTCTACGACGGCAGAAGCCGCTCCTGCGGGCTGTACGACCGCCGCCCGGCCGAATGCCGCGCCCTGCTTTGCCTGGACACCAGCGCCCTGGCGGCCATGTACGATGCGGACCGGCTTACCCGCGCGGACCTGCTGCCCACGGGCCACCCGCTGCGCGATGTGCTGGCCGAGCACGACGCCCTGACGCCGCCAACGCGCATCGCCACGCTGGCCGAGGCCTTCCGCGCCGGGGGCGCCGCCGGGCAGGACGCCTTAGAGGAGCTTACCCGCATGGTCCTGGCGGACAGGGCCTTCCGCAACGCCCTCGCAAGCCGCGCCGGCATCGACGCCGAGTATCACGACTTCTTCCTCGGCCGGGACATGGCGGCGCTGCTGGCCGCGCACGGGCTCGCCCTGCGCGACGACGCGGGCACCGGCTTCCGCATCCAGACCGACCCGCTGTGGCGCGC
This genomic window contains:
- the dsrA gene encoding dissimilatory-type sulfite reductase subunit alpha translates to MAKHKTPLLDQLESGPWPSFVSDIKQEIEHRYANPKGVEYQIPAECPDDLLGLLELSYVDGETHWKHGGIVGVFGYGGGVIGRYCDQPEKYPGVAHFHTVRVAQPSGMFYKTEFLRQLCDLWELRGSGLTNMHGATGDIVLIGTSTPQLEEIFFELTHNMNNDLGGSGSNLRTPACCLGESRCEYACYDTQELCYQLTQQYQDELHRPAFPYKFKFKFDGCSLGCVASIARSDMSFIGTWRDEIRVDQKAVAAYVGGELAPNAGAYAGRDWGKFDIQKEVVERCPSQCIRYENGKLEINNKECVRCMHCICVMPRALKIGNDRGCSILVGAKAPILDGPQMGSLTIPFIKVEEPYDEIKEFIEATWDWWMEEGKNRERIGETLKRLGFAKLLEVTGLTADPRHVREPRHNPYIFWKEDDVKGGWQREIADYRSKHQR
- a CDS encoding YkgJ family cysteine cluster protein — translated: MTRTTDSSTGCRRCGACCAEGGPGLHGEDAALFLGQDALPLSMLVAYRRGEPMRDQIKGIIAPLTREMLKIKSASGSRACLFYDGRSRSCGLYDRRPAECRALLCLDTSALAAMYDADRLTRADLLPTGHPLRDVLAEHDALTPPTRIATLAEAFRAGGAAGQDALEELTRMVLADRAFRNALASRAGIDAEYHDFFLGRDMAALLAAHGLALRDDAGTGFRIQTDPLWRAQGAAGTPIPRRRI